TGTATTGTATGTGGGAGTATTTTCTACTGCTGCTCTCTGGTACTAGCGACTTCATTTCATAAACCTTAAAAAAGGTGCCCTTGATCATTATCGAGGGCATTTTTTTACTATTATTAAGGATATTTCAATATTAAACGGATGGTATGAAATATATACTGAAACCAGGTATCATAGGCTGTCTCTTAATTCTGACAATTTTTCAAACGGTCCAGGCGCAGGAGTATTTCAGAGTCAACGCTGATTTTACAGTAAAGATTAAACGCGCCGATGGCACGATGAATCTGACCAGGGGTTCCGTATACTACGACAAGAACATTCAGGAACTGATATATCGGGTCTCATTTCCCCAACCTGAAGTCTGGGTCATTGCTGATACTTCCTTGTTCAAATTCAGAAGTGACACACTCTATGATCGTATTTCAATTCCATCAGTGAACGAATTTACTGTATTTCATCTAAGCCTGAATTCCGGAATCAGTGATTTCGGTATGAAAAGATCCAGATTCAAGGTTTCCAGGGTAGAAAAGAAGAATGATCTTGTTCTCTCCTATTGGAAAATACCTGACCAGGCTGAAATCTCTATTGATCATGTGGTGGTGGCCAAAAAAGACAATCGTCTGGAAAGTGTAATCATGGTAGGAGATGAATCTAAAGTACTAAGCCGGCAGTTCTACAGGAATTATATGAAATCCGGGGCATTTGAATTCCCCCAGCAGATCGTTCAAATCCTGCCCGGGGAGAATGGCGAAGAGAATTATCAGGTCACTGAGTTTAAGAACATAAAGGTCAATGACATGGAAAACGATGAGCTGTTCCGGCATCATTCTTCCTCGGTAAAATAAGCTTTGATGGTAAAATCTAACAGACTTTCTCTGATCCTTCTGGTCCTGTTTGGTATGCTCCGAATTTGCCCGGGTCAGATGGAAATTGATGAAGATTTGCTTAGTTTATTTCAAAACAGGGATACCGTTGAGCAGGACTTCCGGTCTCCCCTTCGAGAAGCCACTAATGATATTACGACCATCGCATCCGCGGGATTTCTTTTTTACAAATCTTTCATTTCTTCTCAGGATAATCCTTCCTGTGTTTTCACGCCCTCCTGTTCAGAGTATGCCATGCTGTCCATTCAGAAAAAGGGTTTTTTTCTGGGCTGGTTACATACCTTTGACCGACTCTCAAGATGTCACGGACTGGTGAATCATAATCATTATCCTTTTGATATTGAGCATAACAGATACTATGATCCGGTGCAATAAGAATACTCTGCTTGGAATACTCATGACATGTATTGTTTCATTTCCGGCTTTTGCACAAGAAGATTTGATGAACTATGACAATTCTTTGAAGTTTGCCAGGTACCTTAGCCAGTCCCGTCAGTATGATTTTGCCGCAGAGGAATATGAAAGACTTCATTTTCAATGGCCCGATGATACCACCGTTTCTTTAGAATTGGTAAGCACCTACCGGCTGAACCAGGATTGTTCTCAATTCTACAATTCTTTCCAGATATTATCGAGCAATAACAGGATATTTAATCAAAAATCATTCTCCAGAGAATATTTAAAATTCTGTTTAAGCTGTAAAATGGAACACCCCCTCTATTTTGATATTACTTCCACGCTGGATCAGGATGAAAAAGCTTTTTATACACTGGGATATTATTGGGCCCTCCAACAATATGATTCGGCGTTTTCTTTTAACTCCAGGAATGCTGATATTCTGTCAGAAAACAATCCGCAACTGTTTTCTCTTACCCAATCCTTTCAAATGCAGAGATTTAAGAACCCTGTTCTGGCCATGGCCATGTCCGCCGTTTTACCGGGAAGTGGTAAAGCCTATTCAAAAAGGTGGGGTGATGCAACAGTTTCCTTCATTCTGGTATCAACCAGTGCTTTTGCATCATACCGTGCGTTTAAACGAAAAGGGATTAAAAGTGTAAACGGATGGATTTTTGGTGGAGTTGCATTTAGCTTTTACTCCAGCAACATTTATGGCTCCTATAAATCTGCGAAACGTTACAACGAGGACCTCAGGATACAATATCAGAATAATGCAGAAAGCACTATTTATAATTCATTTTAGCTGCATTTGTGGCACTATCCTGTTTTCTCAAAATA
Above is a genomic segment from Bacteroidales bacterium containing:
- the yidD gene encoding membrane protein insertion efficiency factor YidD, whose product is MVKSNRLSLILLVLFGMLRICPGQMEIDEDLLSLFQNRDTVEQDFRSPLREATNDITTIASAGFLFYKSFISSQDNPSCVFTPSCSEYAMLSIQKKGFFLGWLHTFDRLSRCHGLVNHNHYPFDIEHNRYYDPVQ